ACGATGACGAGGATATCCTTGTCGCCGGACGGCTGCTGCTGAAACGCCATTTCAACCGGGTGACCACGACCAACCGCCCCGCCGACATCCGCGAGCTTCTGGCTCGCGAAAAGTTCGATGCCATCCTCCTTGATATGAATTTCGGCCCCGGCGAATCGTCAGGGGAAGAGGGATTCGCCTGGCTCCAGGTGATTCTGGAGCTGGACCCCGAAGCGGTCGTCGTGATGATCACGGCCCATGGCGGCGTGGATACCGCGGTTGAAGCCATGAAGCAGGGCGCCACCGACTTCATCGCCAAGCCGTGGCAGAACGAAAAGGTGGTCGCGACCCTTTCGGCGGCTGTGAAGCTTGGCCAGAGCCGGGACGAAACCGCCCGCCTGAAGGGCGCCAACAAAACGCTCGCCGCCGCCAGTGTGGGCAGCGCCCCGACCATCATCGGCGACGCACCGCCGATGCAGGAACTGATGCGGCTGATCGCACGCGCCGCGCCCACCGACGCCAACGTGATGATTCTCGGTGAAAACGGCACCGGCAAGGAGTTGGTGGCACGCGAACTTCATAGGCAATCGAGGCGTTCCAGTGCTGTCTTCATGGGGGTCGATCTCGGCAGCATCGCGGAGTCGCTATTCGAGTCGGAGCTGTTCGGCCACAAGAAGGGCGCCTTCACGGACGCGAAGGAAGACCGCACCGGGCGGTTCGTGGCGGCCTCGGGCGGCACCCTGTTCCTCGACGAGATCGGCAACCTGCCCCTGCATCTGCAAGCCAAGCTCCTGACCGTGCTGGAGCGCCGCGAGGTGACCCCGGTTGGCGCCACACGGCCTGTACCCATCGATGTGCGGGTGATCGCCGCCACCAATATCGCGCTCGACCAGCTGCATGATGAAGCCCGCTTCCGGCAGGATTTGCTGTTCCGCCTGAATACGGTGACACTGACCCTGCCGCCCCTGCGCGACCGGCGCGAGGATATCCCGGCCCTTGCCACCCATTACGCGGCTTTCTATGCCCGTAAATATGGCAAGGCGGAAAAGCCTTTCTCGCCCGACGCGCTGGCCGCCCTCGCCGCGCTGGACTGGCCCGGCAACGTGCGGGCACTGCGCCACGCCATCGAGCGGGCGACAATCCTTTCGGATACGGAACGGTTTGAGGCGCGCGACTTCGCGGATGGTGCCGCCGCTGCCCCCGCCGCCCCGGTGAACGGCGACGCCGCTGCCCCGGCGCTGGATGACCTGAACCTCGAGCGGCTGGAGCTTGCCGCCATCAGCACCGCGCTCAAGAAGCATCGCTACAATATCAGCCACGCGGCGAAGGACCTGGGCCTGACCCGCGCCGCGCTCTATCGCCGGATGGAAAAACATGGGCTTTAAACGTTTCAGCCTCTATCTCGTCCTGCGGCTTGGCCTTATCGCCCTGCTGCTTGCGGCCTTTGTCGCACTCCTCATTGCACCCGGCTATCAGGTCGCGACGCTTGTGGCGCTGGCGTCGGCCGGGCTTGCTACCATGGAAACGCACCGCTTCATCAGCCGCACGAATGCCGAGCTGAACCGCTTCCTTGATGCAGCCCGCTACGGCGATTATGGCCAGCGCTTCAACCTCACCGCGCTTGGCGCAGGCTTCGGCGAACTGGGCGAAACCTTCACTGCGATCCTTGACCGCTTCCGCGCCGAGCGCACGGGGCAGGAAGAAGAACTGCGCCATCACAAGGCACTGATCGAGCATGTGCCCGTACCGCTCATTTCGGTGCACGGCGACGGGCTCGTCACCGTCTGGAACAATGCTGCCCGCCGCCTGTTCGGCAGCCATCACCCGCGCCGCATTTCGGACCTCGCCATCTTCGGGGATGAGTTCAAGCGGCAGGTGACGGTGATCGAACCCGGCCAGCGTACGCTGGCGCCCTTCAATGCTGACGGCGCCGAGGGGCAAGTGGCGATTGCCGCCACGCAGATCATGATCGGCGGCAGGCCCGAGCGGATCGTCAGCCTGCAGGATATCGGCAGCGAACTGGATCAGGCCCAGCTTGAAGCCTGGCAATCGCTCGTCCGCGTGCTGACGCATGAAATCATGAATTCGATCACACCAGTTGCCTCCCTCGCCAAAACAGCGGCGGACTTGGTGGAGGATGCGGCGGCCAAGGTGACAGACCACCCCGAAGCCGTGGCCGAGCTTGAAGACGTGCTTGATGCCGTCAACACCGTGGCGCGCCGCTCGGACGGGCTGATGCAGTTCGTGCAAAGCTATCGGCGCCTCACCCGCCTGCCCCCGCCCGAGAAAGCCCGCCTTTCGGTCAAAATGCTTCTGGAGGAAGCCGCACGGCTGGCGACCCACGATTGGGAAGCCCGCAAGATCGGCCTGCTGATCGATGTGGAGCCCACGTCGCTTGAGGTCATGGCAGACCACGACATGCTGATGCAGGTATTGATCAACCTGATGCAGAACGCCGCACAGGCGCTGGCGGGCGAAGGTGGCCCGAAAGAGGGAGCGGAAGTCACACTATCGGCCCGGCTCAACCGGCGCGGCCGTGTGGTTGTCGAGGTGGCGGACAATGGCCCCGGCATCCCGGATGCCATTGCCCGGCAGGTTTTTGTGCCCTTCTACACCACCAAACGGGATGGGTCGGGCGTTGGCCTGGCGCTCACCCGGCAGGTGATGATCGCCCATGGCGGCGGGGTGTCGCTCGCCACCCGCGAAGGCGGCGGCGCGCTTTTCACCCTCACCTTCTAATCAGGCAGCAAGCTCGGCCTTGAAACGTTCCTTCAGGCCGGCCATCGCCTCGCGGTAGGGCCGCGGGCCATAGCTCGCCCGCGCAACGCCGAGCGATGCCATCTCGGCAACCGTGCCAATGCCGCCGAACATCATCACATTCACCGGCAGGGCAACCGCCCCGCACACCGCGCGGATCAGGGCATGGTCCGCAAGTGCCGGCACGAAGAAGCCATCGGCCCCCGCTGCCTTGTAGGCTTCGGCGCGGATCACGGCCTCGGCGATCAGGCCCTGATGTTTGGCGCGGTCGCCTTCCTGCAGGAACAGGTCAGTGCGGGCATTGATGAAAAGGTCGATACCTTCGGCGTCTGCCGCTGCACGCACCGCCCTGATGCGGGCCGCTTGTGCCTCGACCGGATGGACACCACTGCCGCCCACCACCTGATCCTCGAAATTGATGCCGACAATGCCAGTCTGGACCGCGCGGCGCACGTTCGCCGTCACGCCCGCCGGGTCTTCAGCATAGCCACCTTCGAAATCGAGCGTGAAGGGCACGTCCACCGTACCGGCGATCCGCCCGGCGATGGCAAGGACCGTATCCAGCGGGATATCCTCCCCGTCCTTGTAGCCCTGCGCATCGGCAACCGACCAGCTGCCGGTCGCCACCGCCTTGGCGCCAGCCTCGGCAATGGCGCGCGCACTGCCCGCGTCCCAGATATTATAAAGCACCACGGGATCGCCCGCCTTGTGCAGGCTGCGGAATAGCCGGGCGCGGTCCTGTTGGGTTTGCATCTTTGTCCTCCTGTCCGTTTTTGTTTTGGGTATCCCTTCATAACGGAGAAGGCCGCAGGCACGCAGGCGGAAATCGGACATCAATATGATTTGATGTCCGACCCGCCAGCCTGCATGCGAAAGATCAGACCGGCGCAGTTACTTTCGCCAGCTCTTCCTCGATCCGGTCGGTGATCAGCTTGTTGTCTGGCCCTACGATCGAGGGCCAGAAGCCCACAAGCTTGCCGTCCATGCCGATCAGATATTTGTGGAAGTTCCAGCGCGGCGGAGCATTCACGCCGCCCTCCTCCGCCAGCCATTTGAACAGCGGGATCGCCGCATCCCCAGCCACATGCGCCTTCGCAGCCATGGGGAAGGACACGCCGTAATTCACCATGCAGAACTGGGCGATCTGGTCGGCCAGCGCAAATTCCTGCTTGGCGAAATCGTCGGACGGCACACCGATCAGCGCGAGGCCGGCCTGGCGGTATTTTTCATACAGCGCCTGCAGGCCTTCATACTGGTTCGTGAAGCGGCATTTGGAAGCGGTGTTGATCACCAGCACGGGCCGCCCGCGATAATCGGAAAGGCGGATGGGGGCAGCCCCGGTAAGCGGGGACAGGGAAAACTGATAGGCACTCATAACATATTCCTTCTGGTTGCCTTGTAGGTCGGCCCAGGCAGGAAAGCAGAAGCGCGTGATCGGGTGAAACGAACAAAGCCGATATCTCTGTTCGCTTCACACGTTTAAAATTTTAGCGAAGTGGCCTCAGCCCTTGGCGGCCTTCTTGGCGGCCTTGGCTGCTTTCTTCTCCTTGGGCGAAAGCAGCGGCTTCTTCTTTTCTTCTTTCTTGGAGTCTTGTGATTTGCTCATGGCTCATCTCCTTGATCCGAGCAGATTGCACATTTGAATATAATGGCCCCCGCGAATCGCCGGAAGACCCTGCAAGCACAAGCTTTTCTTATCGTTCCACTTTGGTGGAAAGGATAACCGCCGACTGGGTCCGCTCCACACCTTTGAGCCGCCCCAGCGCATCCAGCGCCTGATCGAGCGCGGCGGTTGTCTCCGCCCGCAGGATGGCGGCGAGGTCAAACTCGCCCGAGATCGTGTAAAGCGACAGCAGCTCCTTCAGCTTCTTCGCCTGCGCCACCACCTCGTCCTGCGCCTTCGGCACGATCTTCAGGAACACATGGGCGCGCACATCGCGTTCCGTCATCTGCTCATTCAGGCGCACCGTATAGCCCGCGATCACGCCGCGCCCCTCAAGGCGCGACAGCCTGTCCTGCACCGTGGATCGCGACACGCCCATGCGGCGGGCCAGCTCGGACAGTGGCAGGCGGGCGTCCGCCCGAAGCAGGTCGATCAGGGCGCGGTCGGTATCATCCAGCAGATGGATAGGCATATTCACGAAAACTCCGTTAAATCGCACAATAATATCGGTCGAATTGGGCAGCCTGTCCATTTATTTCGGCGGATTGCCCCCCTATCCTGAAAGGCGAAGGGTGGGGACCCGGACAGACCGTGCGACCTCGCCAGAAATCCGTTTGGAGGGATACTCAAAATGAAAAACATTCTTCTCATGGGCGCCGGCAAGATCGGCGAGATGATTTCCACGATGCTCGCCATTTCGGGCGACTATCATGTGACCGTGGCCGACCGCGACGACGCGGCCCTCGCCCGTATGCCGAAGCATGACGGCATCTCGACGCTGAAGCTCGATGCCACCGATGCAGGCGCCATGGACGCCGCCCTCAAGGGCAAGTTCGCCGTTCTCTCGGCCTGCCCCTACACCATGACGAAGATCATCGCACCCGCCGCCAAGAAGGCCGGCGTGCATTATCTCGACCTCACCGAAGACGTCGCCTCGACCCGCCTTGTGAAAGAGCTGGCCGAAGGTGCGAATTCGGCCTTCATCCCCCAATGTGGACTGGCGCCGGGCTTCATCTCCATCGTCGCTTACGACATGGCGAAGAAGTTCGACAAACTGCGCAACGTCCACATGCGCGTTGGCGCGCTCCCCAAGTATCCGTCCAACGCGCTCAAATATAACCTGACCTGGTCGACCGATGGCCTCATCAACGAATATTGCAATCCTTGCGAAGCCATCGTGAACGGCCGGCTCACGGAAGTACCGCCCCTCGAGGAAGTCGAGCATTTCTCGCTCGACGGTATGGAATATGAAGCCTTCAACACCTCGGGCGGCCTTGGCACCCTTTGTGAAACGCTTTCGGGCAAGGTTGATAACCTCAACTACCGCACCGTGCGTTACCCCGGCCACCGCGACATCCTGAAGCTGCTCCTTCAGGACCTGCGTCTCTCCGAGCGTCAGGACCTGATGAAGGACATCTTCGAGCATGCCCTGCCGATCACCCTGCAGGATGTGGTGCTGGTGTTCGTCACCGTGACCGGCATGAAAGACGGCCGTTTCACGCAGGAAACCTATGCCCACAAGGTTTACGCCAAGGATATCGGCGGCAAGCGATTCTCGGCGATCCAGATCACCACATCGGCCGGTATCTGCACCGTGCTTGACCTTCTGGCGAACGGCAAACTGCCGCAAAAAGGCTTCGTGCGTCAGGAAGACGTCAACTTCGACGATTTCATTGTAAACCGTTTCGGTTCGGCCTATGCACAAGCGGTCGAGGTGGGCGCCTGAGGCGCCC
The Gimibacter soli DNA segment above includes these coding regions:
- a CDS encoding sigma-54-dependent transcriptional regulator, with the translated sequence MAEKAGSILIVDDDEDILVAGRLLLKRHFNRVTTTNRPADIRELLAREKFDAILLDMNFGPGESSGEEGFAWLQVILELDPEAVVVMITAHGGVDTAVEAMKQGATDFIAKPWQNEKVVATLSAAVKLGQSRDETARLKGANKTLAAASVGSAPTIIGDAPPMQELMRLIARAAPTDANVMILGENGTGKELVARELHRQSRRSSAVFMGVDLGSIAESLFESELFGHKKGAFTDAKEDRTGRFVAASGGTLFLDEIGNLPLHLQAKLLTVLERREVTPVGATRPVPIDVRVIAATNIALDQLHDEARFRQDLLFRLNTVTLTLPPLRDRREDIPALATHYAAFYARKYGKAEKPFSPDALAALAALDWPGNVRALRHAIERATILSDTERFEARDFADGAAAAPAAPVNGDAAAPALDDLNLERLELAAISTALKKHRYNISHAAKDLGLTRAALYRRMEKHGL
- a CDS encoding sensor histidine kinase: MGFKRFSLYLVLRLGLIALLLAAFVALLIAPGYQVATLVALASAGLATMETHRFISRTNAELNRFLDAARYGDYGQRFNLTALGAGFGELGETFTAILDRFRAERTGQEEELRHHKALIEHVPVPLISVHGDGLVTVWNNAARRLFGSHHPRRISDLAIFGDEFKRQVTVIEPGQRTLAPFNADGAEGQVAIAATQIMIGGRPERIVSLQDIGSELDQAQLEAWQSLVRVLTHEIMNSITPVASLAKTAADLVEDAAAKVTDHPEAVAELEDVLDAVNTVARRSDGLMQFVQSYRRLTRLPPPEKARLSVKMLLEEAARLATHDWEARKIGLLIDVEPTSLEVMADHDMLMQVLINLMQNAAQALAGEGGPKEGAEVTLSARLNRRGRVVVEVADNGPGIPDAIARQVFVPFYTTKRDGSGVGLALTRQVMIAHGGGVSLATREGGGALFTLTF
- a CDS encoding isocitrate lyase/PEP mutase family protein, with the protein product MQTQQDRARLFRSLHKAGDPVVLYNIWDAGSARAIAEAGAKAVATGSWSVADAQGYKDGEDIPLDTVLAIAGRIAGTVDVPFTLDFEGGYAEDPAGVTANVRRAVQTGIVGINFEDQVVGGSGVHPVEAQAARIRAVRAAADAEGIDLFINARTDLFLQEGDRAKHQGLIAEAVIRAEAYKAAGADGFFVPALADHALIRAVCGAVALPVNVMMFGGIGTVAEMASLGVARASYGPRPYREAMAGLKERFKAELAA
- a CDS encoding glutathione peroxidase, translated to MSAYQFSLSPLTGAAPIRLSDYRGRPVLVINTASKCRFTNQYEGLQALYEKYRQAGLALIGVPSDDFAKQEFALADQIAQFCMVNYGVSFPMAAKAHVAGDAAIPLFKWLAEEGGVNAPPRWNFHKYLIGMDGKLVGFWPSIVGPDNKLITDRIEEELAKVTAPV
- a CDS encoding Lrp/AsnC family transcriptional regulator, producing MPIHLLDDTDRALIDLLRADARLPLSELARRMGVSRSTVQDRLSRLEGRGVIAGYTVRLNEQMTERDVRAHVFLKIVPKAQDEVVAQAKKLKELLSLYTISGEFDLAAILRAETTAALDQALDALGRLKGVERTQSAVILSTKVER
- a CDS encoding saccharopine dehydrogenase family protein, translating into MKNILLMGAGKIGEMISTMLAISGDYHVTVADRDDAALARMPKHDGISTLKLDATDAGAMDAALKGKFAVLSACPYTMTKIIAPAAKKAGVHYLDLTEDVASTRLVKELAEGANSAFIPQCGLAPGFISIVAYDMAKKFDKLRNVHMRVGALPKYPSNALKYNLTWSTDGLINEYCNPCEAIVNGRLTEVPPLEEVEHFSLDGMEYEAFNTSGGLGTLCETLSGKVDNLNYRTVRYPGHRDILKLLLQDLRLSERQDLMKDIFEHALPITLQDVVLVFVTVTGMKDGRFTQETYAHKVYAKDIGGKRFSAIQITTSAGICTVLDLLANGKLPQKGFVRQEDVNFDDFIVNRFGSAYAQAVEVGA